Within the Girardinichthys multiradiatus isolate DD_20200921_A chromosome 12, DD_fGirMul_XY1, whole genome shotgun sequence genome, the region GATTTTGATCCAGAGTGTATATTCACATGCATCTAtattttttacaatgttttaaaattttaaacatgATTAGCTGCACATAGTTCTAAACATTGCaatatgtgtgtatgtttaaGGTCAGTTTAGGTGCTTTTCTTAACACCACAATATTAAACTTTATCTACAAGAAATTAAAAGTCTGATTCATCttaaaaaatgttattaaaatattttgatattaGCTACATACAATTATGAAAGAAAATCATCATTCATTTTACTAGATcagttatttataatttttaaacaGGTTTAGTACCACCAGGTTTTTAATGTGCTGCCACTAGATGTATTTATCCATCCGTAGTTTGTCTGGTGGAAGGCTGAGAAGGGGGCATGCAGGAAGTGGGCTTGGCTCAGGACTCAATCCTTGGACGGCTGCATGAAGGTCCACAGCCTCTGTTTATGGTGCACCTGCTCTGTCTCTGAACCTCGCATCAAACTTTCATAAAGATTTGTGTCTGAGATGTTTGCTGGAAAACTGTCATTAATCCTGTGAAATAGTCAGAAATAATCATGAAGCTAAACTTTCAGGATTGTTACGAGATTTTATGtctcctttttgtttctttacagtTTATATTATGTAGAGGTAGCATATGTACCACTGTGTTCACATAGGGATGGATTATTACATCAGATTGCATGTTTTGTCCAATTGTTTAAGGACTGGGAAGACAGGATTTAAGATTCTTTTCATCTCTGCCCGTTTTCTAGCTTCTTCTATTAACTTTTTCTGGTACTTCTCCAGTTCTCTGATCTCCTTTTCATGCAGTTCTCTTCCAATCCTTTCagagttttcaaatttttctttctctttttcataTTCATGTTTCTTTATCTCCAGGGATTGGTCAGCTACTTTACCATCTAATCCAGATATTATCTTCATTTTCTCCATTGCTACCACCTCATcaatcaaatgctttttcatttcttcttcctttcgcctccttttttcctcttcctccctATATTGctgctctttctttctctgctcATTTTCTCTCTTGATACGTTCCTCCATTTCCTGCAAATATTTTCTCTGCAGTTCaatttcttgtttctgtttttcgAAACGTCTTTTTAAGGCCTCTTTTTCTGctgaatgttttctttcaagTTCTTCCACCTTCCTCTTTATTTCTTGATCTTTCTCTTTTAGAATATTCTGCATATTCTTCTGTATGGCAGCTTCAGCTTCTTGCAGCATCTCATTAGTGAAGCAGCTGCCTCCATTTACCTTCACCATGGTGTCGATCTTTCTGATCAGCTCTCTGACCTGAGCACGGTTTTCTAGATCACCATTTTTAAACACATGGTACCTTCCTCCACAGTCATTGATCAGCTTCTTGAAGGAATCTTCACTATCATTTTTAATATAATCTTCGACAGTGAGGCCTTCTCGCTCCAGTGAATCTCCTCCAGTTAAAAGAACGATGGTGAACTTTTCAGAATTCTTCCCAAAGATTTTCTTGATATTATTTAACGTCTCTTTCTCCTCTGGTGTAAATCTGCCAATCCGTATCACCAGGAGGAAGACATGTGGTCCTGGAGCCACAAGATTAATACACCTCATCAACTCCTCCTGAATCTTTCTAGGGCTCAAACTGTTGTCATAAAGACCAGGTGTGTCAACCACGAAAATCGACCGTCCGTCTACTTCAGTCTTTTCCTTTACGCATTGCTTTGTGACTGATTTTTGACATAATTTGGCTTCAAACTGTTTTCTTCGCAGGATGGTGTTTCCTGATGAGCTCTTTCCACTGCCAGTCTTCCCTATCAGAATAATTCTGATGTTGTTTGGATCCTCTTCATCACCTGTGGGACAAGACACAGAACATTTTAACAATTCAGATAAACAGACAAAGAAGAACAGACAGATCACAAACTATAAACCCCGAGCCCCCAACCCCAGACCACCATTTCCTCCCTTCGCTCCTCAGAGTTGTCCAGCTCCACCCCCTCTCTATTTCAGAGAAGGAAGTCAATGGACTGTTTAAGAGGTAGAAACCCCGCAAAGCAGCTGAACAGGACCGTGTCTCCCCATCCACCCTGAAGTGCtgtgctgatcagctgtctctggtgttcacagacatttttaacacctcccTGGAGACATGCCTGCTTCAAAGCATCCGTCATCATCCCTGTCCCCCCAaaaaccaaggaccacaggactaaatgacttcagacctgccgccctgacctctgtggtaaTGATGTCCGTTAAGGGCCTCGTGTTGACCCGCCTTAAATCCATCACAGAACCATTTCTGgatcccctgcagtttgcctacagagccaacaggtctgtggATGATGCAATAAATGTTGCCCTTCACTACATCCTgcagcacctggactccacaggaacctacacCAGGATCcggtttgtggatttcagctctgctttcaacaccaatataatataataatataatttttctttaattcagtAAAAGTTCTGCTTTTGCCATCCCCTTAAAAAGGTGCAACGTACaggcaaattttatttaattacagGGTGTATTTCCGTTTGGTGCTTTTTCAGCACTTTCTTTGTAACTGTCCACTTTTATGTTGTAAACCAGATAAGATATTGTTCAGAAACCATTTTAGATGGATGTTACCGGGACACTTGGCTATTATTCTGGCAGTTACAGTACGTTTATGAACATGTTTGAATTCCCTTTTTATTACCTTGCTGTTATTTCTTGTGTAACAGTGATTGTTTTTGTACATGTAGGATCCAGAAGTGCACATGAAAATCAGAAGACAACTGAAagtgtgttttttcttcttctgcaggatagcaaataaattaaaaagaaacagttCGTCCATGTGTTGGTCTTCTCTTGAACCCGGAGTTCCAGTTGCTACTCTTGTGACCAAGAAAGAAGTGTAATCTGGCCACTTTCAGGCTGCATTGTAGTCGAGTTTACCTCCACCTCCAGACAAAAAAATTACCTGCAATGGAAGAGCAGAACTCTTTTCCCAGTTTATGGAAAAGCCCAAGTTTAATGTCCTCTCAGGACCGAGCCAGTAAAACCAGGTTGTCCAGATAAAAAAGGGATTCTCATCCCTGCTCTGCACAGCGATGCACCTTTAGGTGGTCTCCACACATCTAGAGAATGTGTGCGGGGTGCATGGGCTTCACAACCGTGGGGGATGTGGGAGTTTTAACACCCACACTTTCCTTGTGAGATGGTTGAACATCCTCACTTTTCCAGACCGTAGCACGCTGCCAGTCCTCATACAcacattatttgtattattgGTACATGTGGTACTTAAAAAGGTTGCTAAAAGCTAGGAGGCcgctatttttactttttggctGAAAAGCTATTGTGGATGTGACATCATCACTTCAGCTGTCAAGACAACCAAAATCGTGAGTCTATATCAGTTCGTCCGCCATCTTGTGACTGTCCATAAATGTTTCTCGTTTCCATCTTAGAGGTCTTTCTGTCATAACGTGCAGTTGGTGgtcaggaccaaagtgcagagaagaaTGGTAGGAGCCAGCGGAATGAAGGTAAGTCGAGTTTTAATTCTTGCCCATATGGAGTCCAGACAGCAGGGTTACATGACCCAAACACCAGAACAGACATGGCAGCAAGACAGAACTAACACAACAGGAACCAGTGAGGAACAATGGAAACTAAagagcttaaatacaaacaggGAATGAATAGAGGGACCAAGTAATCAGGGGAACTAGGAACAGGGGTGGGTAGACTGCAGGGAGTGAAATCAATAAACACGACAAAACACAATTCCGGATAATCAACAGGTGCCCAATCCTggtaattttaatcaaaattattaattttgtaACTAATTGCCTTTTGCACTTATTAATAGTCCTGTGTTGCATAACACAGGATATTCCCAGATGTACGAATCTTACCTCCCCACGTTGGCATGAAGGTTTTCCAGCTTCTGCCTGTTTCTCTGTCTTCTGTCATCCAGACAGACACCTGggctggtggctgctgctgagAGTCTACAGGACCACAAAAGTACCTTTAGGTGGCGCTGCAACAGGGTTTTTGTTAATCTCTCGGTCATATCATGCAGACCACATTACATGCCATCACAGGACAATTGATCAACTTTACTCACTAACATGACCAGTACCAAACCTGTATTTAGTTTAATGCTgccatttaaaaatatgtaaatgatGCTCGATGGTAGCAGAAAAACTGGGAAGTTGTAACTCAAGTGGTGCACACTGCAGTGAAACTTTATAAGTCACACTCAGAGGAGGGTAGTAACTTGTTACATTTAAGTGAGTAACCATTCTAACCATTGTGCTCTAGGAGTGCTCTAGTACATTCGATGCCTGAGTGTCAACCTTAAACTACCTTCAGCCCACTGTGAGCAATTTTACAACCCTTCTGCTTGGAAGATCTAACCTCGACTTCTCTTCCTCCATTAAAGGTTACCTCCCAGAAGCTTCCTGGTCAACCATTGTGCAACAAACCTCCTAAACTCTCACTCCCTGGCTCAAAGAACTACCAGATTTCAAAGCCCACATCCTGGATCTCTGTCTTCACCATGGTGTGCCAGGCCAGGTCTCCGAAGCCTCCTTCAGATCCTGCATTGACTGCTTCTcttaataaactgtttaaacttaaCTAGTATCCTGACAGTTTATGCAAGTGGGTCAAAAAACGTTCTAGCACTATGACGCTGAATTCAAACACGTAGGTGTATGTGTGAGGGCGCTTGTGTATATACGTTTCCCCATGACTGTATTCAATAGCTGCCCCCCAGGGCCCGAGGCAGGCACGGTGAAGATCAGAGCCGTcgatacccagaaccagaaccaaacatggagaagcagcttttagttcttatgctccactaatctagaaaaaactcccagaaaactgtaaaagcgccgaaaccctaagttgctttaaatcaacatAAAAACTTACTTGTTTAGagcggcctttgactgggccatctaaacattattagttaagttttcagtccaactttcctttcattttcttgtcaatcattttatcattactttttaatttcttattgtttttatgatCATCTTATgttaattatacatttttattctctttaattatttctgtttgttaattatttaattacctttatgccgcTGTAATGTagttttcctattatgtctttttcttttttttatgtacagcactttgaattgtcttgctactgaaatgtgctataaataaacttgccttgcccaGAGCAAAGGAACCCTGGAAGGACCACCGACAGGACTACTCCCCTGTCCCGTCGGTGACCAAGCAGCCCTCGGCAGATGGCGTGTATCCAGGGCCGATGGCCCCCACCGTGCCCCCGCAAACACACAATATCACCATCACTGCAATGTCACCCCCGGAAGAACCACCGACCAGTTCAGTGCCACCATCATCCAACAGCTGGAGACCGCACCAACATTACTCCACATCTACTGAGCCTGCTGTGCTATTTGAAGGTCAAGAATTTACTGTATACTATATTGTCacagaattgtttttattttagtctttaaaataccagaatttgaacataatgttttctttgtttctaattaaaaatattttacttagttaaaaaaaaacaacaattaaagTTGTGCTACTTTTACTTTAGCACAGTGTTTCGCTACTCAACTACCTTTGGTCATGCATACTATGTGGACTGAGGTATGAATCCTACATTAAATATGTCTATGTTAAcagttttagtgtttttattttcatttctcctgttttttattttaaaaactgagtATTTTTAGCCGCCTGCCTCATCTCTGCATTTGGGTACTCTATAACCTATTTAAGCAAACAATGCTTCAGAAATTcagatacattttcaaaattagacataacacatttttatgttttacagcaTCAGGAGTTGTTTTGCTGCTTTAATGGGTTTCTAATTTGTGTCATTATTTTTCGGATGATATATTTCTGTCTGAAGATGTGGCATTAAACTCGGTTCCATTCATTTTGGTTCTTGCCCCTGTTTGGTCCAGTTGagtcaaattaaataaaacagattagGACCCTAAATCAAACCCACATAAGTCTCACTGACCTCCTGCTCGTAGATATTGGAAGTTATACAATAACTTTCCCAACAGGAAACTCTGAGTAAAATCTAGAAAACTAGTTTCAATCATCGGTTGTCAAAGCCAATACAGCAAAGTATAATCAATAAAATCAGGAGACAGTAAAGAAATTGGGGATTAATAATGAATTCATGGATTTTATGATGATAtgataaacatattttaatgcacTTAGAAgctgagaaaaacaaacttgttttaaaggTTTCAGTGAATGGAGACTTGAGTAATATTGGAAATAATGAGGCTGTAAATGTAAACACCTGATCTCTTTAATTTGCTTATCTAGAAAATGGAAGCTAAGAAATGAGTTGTTTAGATGATCTAAAAGATCTAGAAATTGAACAACAGAACATTTCTGATAAATAATCAGGGACCAAGCCATAGGGTTATAATTAAGTATATATTTAACAGTAAATCAGTGGAAAGACACCAACGTTGGAGTAATGATTTCTCTTTTACTGATTCAGGTTAGTTTCGATTTCTGGCAGATGGAAGTCTGAACCATCATCAGAAGAGACAGAAAAGACTGGATTATACAAAGATGTAGACAAagctatttttatttgatttgaattAGCTTTGATTAACCACAATTTATGTGGCTCATAGGCCCTTTACTAACGATTCatgttaataattaataattaataatagtaaTTTCTATTATTATCTACAAATTTATCAAATGAGACTAAACTGGAAATAAACCAAAATGCACACTGTTCAACTCACAGTCTGGCCGCTGAAGCTCCGTGCTGTGGATGCGCCGATGGGTTCTGACATTATCTGCTGCAATAAAGATACATTAAAGTCTTGTAAGTCATAACCCAACTCTAATAACATGCAAGcaatacacttttaaaaaaaggaaaaatatactTCATCATTTGTGTAATATGTACATGGAGTACAAGAAcacagtgtttttatttcactgaTTAATAAAATCTCACCAGCATATGCCACATTGTACagctctgattcatctgtaagaaaaatgttacaattttatttaaccTCATTAATGTTTTCACCATTTTGTACAAAAGATCAACAGAATATTATTTGGATTACTGCTCTTTAAAACTTACATTTGTGCTCAATTACagcaaaaatctaaaataaaacgttttcttTCATGTgaattaaaagatcaaaatcatttttatagCCCTAATGATTGAGGtgaagctattttgcaaaaaagaaatagTGACTGAAAGATGCTGCAtttacactgctgaaaaaaaggcaACACTTAtccaacacaatataactccaagttagtcaaacttctgtgaaatcaaactgtccacttaggaagcaacactgattgacaattaatttcacatgatgttgtacaaatggaaaagacaacagggggaaatctttggtgattagcaagacactcaataaaggagtggttctgcaggtggggaccacagaccacttctcagtaccgatgctttctggctgatgttttggtcacttttgaatgttggtggtgctttaacactcgtggtagcatgagacggactctacaacccacacaagtggctcaggtagtgcagctcatccaggatggcacatcaatgcgagctgtggcaagaaggtttgatgtttctgtcagcgtagtgtccagaacctggaggcgctaccaggagacaggccagtacaccaggagacgtggaggaggccgtaggagggcaacaacccagcagcaggaccactacctccacctttgtgcaaggaggaacaggaggagcactgccagagccctgcaaagtgacctccagcaggccacaaatgtgcatgtgtctgcacaaacggttagaaaccgactccatgaggatggtatgagggcccgacgtccacaaatggaggttgtgttcacagcccaacaccgtgcaggacgcttggcatttgccagagaacatcaggattggcaaattcgccactggcgccctgtgctcttcaca harbors:
- the LOC124878231 gene encoding GTPase IMAP family member 8-like yields the protein MASSPSLSEMRLILLGNSWYDQSSVANLLLGPNTFNTKEEPNTSIRVSGMIMTTRTVLINTPDLLCQSISEAKLKEHVDLCVSLSAPGPHVFLLVVQQNITTQQTKRLHRILELFSEDSFKHSLILISTPGWQTSGSNSPFHQTPLQELIRMCGDQWIRLQHNPKDLLWKLSHILRINYGNHVICGHPSLEPNKEVPLPLKSFLSLDESELYNVAYAADNVRTHRRIHSTELQRPDYSQQQPPAQVSVWMTEDRETGRSWKTFMPTWGGDEEDPNNIRIILIGKTGSGKSSSGNTILRRKQFEAKLCQKSVTKQCVKEKTEVDGRSIFVVDTPGLYDNSLSPRKIQEELMRCINLVAPGPHVFLLVIRIGRFTPEEKETLNNIKKIFGKNSEKFTIVLLTGGDSLEREGLTVEDYIKNDSEDSFKKLINDCGGRYHVFKNGDLENRAQVRELIRKIDTMVKVNGGSCFTNEMLQEAEAAIQKNMQNILKEKDQEIKRKVEELERKHSAEKEALKRRFEKQKQEIELQRKYLQEMEERIKRENEQRKKEQQYREEEEKRRRKEEEMKKHLIDEVVAMEKMKIISGLDGKVADQSLEIKKHEYEKEKEKFENSERIGRELHEKEIRELEKYQKKLIEEARKRAEMKRILNPVFPVLKQLDKTCNLM